The following DNA comes from Methanorbis furvi.
TCTGATTCGTATTGCCCGGGAGTCGTACTGCACAACTTTGCAGATTCAGGACCTGGTTTCGCTGGAGGACATTGATGAGGTCAGGGCGGCCCTGCCGTATCTCAGAATAATCAAGGCTGTGCATGTGATGGATGCATCAGCAGTTGATGCGGCGAAATATTTCGCTGAAGCGGCTGATGCAATTCTTCTTGACACGCGGACAGCCGACCGGATTGGTGGAACCGGCATCGTGCATGACTGGCGTATCAGTGCAAAAATTGTTGAGGAATCACGCGTGCCGGTAATTCTTGCCGGTGGTCTGACGCCTGAAAATGTGGCAGAAGCTGTTCGCCGCGTCCGGCCGTATGCGGTTGACGTGCATTCCGGCGTGAAAAAAGATGGTGT
Coding sequences within:
- a CDS encoding phosphoribosylanthranilate isomerase; its protein translation is MKVKICGTGSPADLACAVAAGADAIGFLMGITHVTQDAVSCAEAASMIASLPPFIEPVAVTHLQKPTDLIRIARESYCTTLQIQDLVSLEDIDEVRAALPYLRIIKAVHVMDASAVDAAKYFAEAADAILLDTRTADRIGGTGIVHDWRISAKIVEESRVPVILAGGLTPENVAEAVRRVRPYAVDVHSGVKKDGVRNAARTLAFVANARTAALTLR